GATGACGCAGCCGCAATAGGCTGACGGTGGGAGGCTGATGACATCGAATCGCCTATGATAACGTACAGCCGCGTGGCGCCGGTAGGTGGCGGGATCACGCCGCTCAAGCCGACATCGGGGAGCCGCCCGCCTCCACCGCGGTCCCATAGGTCATTTCCAGACCATCCAGGTTGCCCTCCCTGCGCCACTTGTCGAGCAGCCGCAGGAACGCCACCGGCCCGCGCCAATATTGGCTGTTTCTTGCCGCGATCGGATCGAGCACGCCTTCATTGTTGTAATAACCGGGCGTGCATTCGGCGAGATAAGTCTGGCGGCCAAGCGCGGCCCTGACGACCTCATCGACCCAAGCCCTCTCGGCCGCGAGCGTCGGCTCCAGGGTTCGCGCTTTGCGCTTGCGCGCCTCGGCGATGACGTAGGCGATGTGCTGCGACTGCTCGTCGATGATGTGCGGGAAATTGGCGCTCTGGCCGGCCTGCACCGTGACGATCAGGAAGCAGTTCGGAAAACCGCGGCTGTAGAAGCCGTGCAGCGTCTTGACGCCGTCGCGCCAGCGTTCGGACAGGCTGATGCCGTCGCGGCCGTACACCTCAAATCCCATGCGGCGGGCGTAATCGGTGCCGACCTCGAAGCCGCTGGCATAGATCAGGCAATCGAGCTCATAGGCTTTGCCGTCGACCACGACCGCATTCTCGGTGATGTGCTCGACGCCCCGCCCCATGGTATCGACGAGATGCACGTTCGGGCGATTGAAGGTGTCGAGATATTCGTCGTGGAAGCACGGCCGCTTGCAGAACGCCTTGTACCAGGGCTTGAGCGCTGCGGCGGCAGCTTCATCCTTCACAACCGCGTCGACGCGGGCGCGGATCTCCTCCATCTTGCGATAGTCGGCCTGCTCGATCACCTTCAGCGCCTCTTGCATCGAGGTCACCGGCTGCGGTTGGCGGCGCGGCGCCAGCAGGATCTCACCGAGCAGGCCAGTCCAGCCGTCCTGCACCAGATCCTGCTCGAACGGCTCGCCCGAGATCACGGCCGTGAAATTGTCCATGCGCTCGCGCTGCCAGCCGGACTTGAGGCTTTGCGCCCAGGCTGGATCGGTCGCCCGGTCGTCGCGCACGCCGATCGCCGATGGCGTGCGCTGGAAGACATAGAGCTCTTTCGCGGAACGGCCGAGATGCGGCACGCATTGAACGGCCGTGGCGCCCGTGCCGATGATGCCGACGCGCTTGTCGGCAAGGCCAGTGAGACCGCCCTCCGCCGTGCCGCTGGTGTAGCCATAGTCCCAGCGGCTGGTGTGAAAGCTGTGGCCCTTAAATGTCTCGATGCCGGGAATGCCTGGCAGCTTTGGGCGGCTCAGCGGTCCGCCGGCGAGGATGACGAAGCGCGCCTGGATACGGTCACCGCGATCGGTCTCGACCAGCCAGCACCCCTCCTCGTCCTGCCACGTCATGCGCGAGATCACGGTCTGAAACAGCGCACGCTCGTAGAGACCGAAGTGCCGGCCGATGCGGCGGGAATGCTCGTAGATCTCGGGCGCACGCGCATATTTGCGCACCGGCATGTAGCCGGTCTCTTCCAGGAGCGGCAGGTAGATGTAGCTCTCGGTATCGCAGGCAGCGCCCGGGTAGCGATTCCAGTACCAGGTGCCGCCGAAGTCGGCCGCCTTTTCCACGATACGAAAATCATCGATGCCGGCTTCGCGCAGCCGTGCACCACAGAGCAAACCACCGAAGCCGCCACCAACGATGAGCACTTCGGTCTGTTCGCTGACGGATGCGCGCGCAAATCCGGGATCGGCCCAGGGATCGTCGAGGTAGCGGCCGAATTCGCCGGTCGCCTCGACATACTGCGCTTTGCCTTCGCTGCGCAAACGGCGGTCGCGCTCGTCGCGATAGCGCGCACGAAGGGCGGAGATATCGACCGTAGGTTCGCCAGCTGCGCCGGTCTTGTGTTTTTCCGCTGACATTCGTCTCCTCCGCGGCAGACACCGCTTCGCCGGCAGTTCGCATGAAGTTAGCCCTGAAAAAGTGCCGCA
This genomic stretch from Bradyrhizobium sp. CCGB12 harbors:
- a CDS encoding NAD(P)/FAD-dependent oxidoreductase, giving the protein MSAEKHKTGAAGEPTVDISALRARYRDERDRRLRSEGKAQYVEATGEFGRYLDDPWADPGFARASVSEQTEVLIVGGGFGGLLCGARLREAGIDDFRIVEKAADFGGTWYWNRYPGAACDTESYIYLPLLEETGYMPVRKYARAPEIYEHSRRIGRHFGLYERALFQTVISRMTWQDEEGCWLVETDRGDRIQARFVILAGGPLSRPKLPGIPGIETFKGHSFHTSRWDYGYTSGTAEGGLTGLADKRVGIIGTGATAVQCVPHLGRSAKELYVFQRTPSAIGVRDDRATDPAWAQSLKSGWQRERMDNFTAVISGEPFEQDLVQDGWTGLLGEILLAPRRQPQPVTSMQEALKVIEQADYRKMEEIRARVDAVVKDEAAAAALKPWYKAFCKRPCFHDEYLDTFNRPNVHLVDTMGRGVEHITENAVVVDGKAYELDCLIYASGFEVGTDYARRMGFEVYGRDGISLSERWRDGVKTLHGFYSRGFPNCFLIVTVQAGQSANFPHIIDEQSQHIAYVIAEARKRKARTLEPTLAAERAWVDEVVRAALGRQTYLAECTPGYYNNEGVLDPIAARNSQYWRGPVAFLRLLDKWRREGNLDGLEMTYGTAVEAGGSPMSA